A segment of the Cohnella algarum genome:
TAGCAAGCAGCTTCGCCGCCGCGGCGTCACGCGCAAAGCGTTACTGAATACGGGGTGGAGCCACTTTCGCCGGTTTGAAGCCACGCACCGAAATAGCATGTGGCAAGGCGATGTGCAGCATACCCTTTACCTTCCGCATCCGGACAAGCCCGGCAAGAAGGTCATGGCCTATCTGGTTATTTTCATTGACGATTACTCTCGCTTCGTTGTGCATGGCCAGTTCTATTTCGAGGAACGTGTGGCCCGGCTGGAGGATTGCCTGAAGAAGGCGATTTTAAAGAACGGAGTGCCGGAAATGATCTATGTCGATAACGGCGCCATCTATTCTTCACACCATTTTGAGCGGATTTGCGGGCGACTGGGGGCAGAGCTTAAGCATACTCGCCCCGGACGTCCTATGGGACGCGGGAAGCAAGAAAAGTTCTTCCGATTTGTCGACCAGAGCTTTGTGCCGGAGGCATACGACCTGATTGAACAAGGGAAGATCCAGACGCTTAACGATTTGAATCGATTCTTCTCGGCGTGGCTTGAGATTGCTTACCACCAGAAAGTCCACAACAGCTTTAAGCAGCGCCCAGTCGACCGATACCAAAAAGACGACCACCCGATTCGCATGTTGCCGCCGCATGAACTCATAGAAGTATTCTTGCTGGAGGAATCCCGCAAAGTGGACAAAACGGGATGCATCTCGCTGCTGGGCACGATATTCGAGGTCCAGACAGAGCTTGCCGGCTCGAAGATTCAGGTGCGATTCGATCCGCACGACCTGTCCGTCATCCAGGTGTGGAAGGACGGCCAGCGCTATGAAGACGCGAAGCCAATGAAGCTCCGCGATCCGAAAAACCGGCCGAAGCAGGATGAACCGAAGGCCGTCATGCAACCGCCGAAGACGGGCCTCAACTATGTGGAATTATTGGTGGAAGAACAGAAACGGCAGACCCGCGAAGCGCAAGGCGCTGCGCTTTCGCGAGCGATGAAAGAGGTGAATCGCTCATGATTCGTGGTTTCTTCGGGTGGGAGCGCGTTCCGTTCACCCGGGAGATTGAAACACGGCATCTGCACCGCTCCAAGCGATTCGAAGAATGTGTAGCACGGATGCAGTATATGGTGATGACTCGCTCGATTGGCTGCGTCACCGGTGAAATTGGCTGCGGCAAGTCGACAGCCGTTCGCTACTTGAAAGACCAACTGGATCCGAACAAGTACCGGTTTATCTATCTGTCGGATGCGAATCTGAAACCAAGGGACTTTTACCGTGAACTCCTCCACCACTTCGGCTTGCCGCCCAAGTTTCTGCGCAGCGAAGCCAAACGGCAATTCCAGCACCTCGTATGGGATTTGTACGAGAACCAGCAGAAGGTCGCCGTTATTGTCGTGGATGAAGCGCACCTGCTTTCAGGAGACATGCTGCAAGAAATACGCTTTTTGACGAATTTTCGTATGGACTCGATTTCGCCGCTTGCCCTGCTGCTCATTGGACAGCCGGAACTACAGGCCACGTTGCAACTGAGAATCTTCAAGCCGATTACACAGCGGATGAACGTGCGTTTTCATTTGGAAGGCTTGTCGCTCGAGGAGTGCCGCGATTACATCTCCCACCAATTGGAGGTTGCCGGAAGTACAGGGCCGGTGTTTACGACAGAAGCGATGGACGCCATATACGCGCATGCTCGGGGATATGCCGAGAGATAAATAACGTCTGCACCGCTGCGCTTCTGGATGCAGTGCTGCGAAAAGACAAAATGATTGATACCGTCCATGTGACGAGGATCCTAGCTGAATTTAAGGAACAGTGAGGGATGACAAATATGAATGAGATACGATTTCATGGAGATACCGAGCGTTGGAACGTGTACGATGGAGAAGAGTTGCTTTGCTCGCTACGTTGTGGTGATGCCGTGATGATTCAAGTAGGAAAGCACTTCTTGCCATCCAACCTTGAGCTCGATACGGACTGGTACGTGAAGTTTGGAAATTCGAAGTTCTGGCTCCACCGACATGCCAAGTACCGCGTCCGACCGCTGTTCTAACTGCTCTTCGGAGCAGTTTTTTTACGCCGACAAACAAAGGCGAAATATAATTGTCTCCGAAACGGCGGTGAGGAAAGCAAAAAGCCACCGTCATTGGCGGTTCCGAATCTACCGTCAATTAAAGTGGCTGATGACACTGTTCCAATTCAGCAAGATGCTCCTGGTATTGAAGGATTAGGGTTATAAGCATCCTTAAATTAACAAGGTGGCTCGAATACATAGTATGTTTGAACGGGTTTTTTTTAGCCGCTTCCAGAAGCCTTTGAGCACGTTCATCAATCCAAGCGTCAGAACGCCCCCGCCTTGAAGAAAGCAGGGAGGAAATGCTGGATTTGAGCAGTGTCACGTCAGTCTGTAAAACCATTTGTGAAGTGGGGAGCTGGCTTAAGAACTGAAGCGATACTTTAGAGTAAATGGCTCCGAGCACGCCCTTATATTCAGGAAAAACCTGATCTTGGACCGCTTGGAATTGCAATTTCGTTTGGACGCACATGTTCGACAGGGCTTCGTGTTGACGTGTTAAATAGCGCAAATTAAGCAGTTGAACTCCTCTTTTTCGAAAGTTCTGAAACTCCTCTTTGTAATACAATTCACCTAGAAGGTAAGCGTCCGCGGCATCCGTCTTCACCTTGCGAAGATTTGTTTTTCTTAATCGATTGGAGATCAGCGGATTAATGACGATGTATGGGTACCGGTGTTCCTCCAGGTACGGGATCTGAGTCCCAACCAGCCTCAAACATGGTAGTAACAAGTAGGGGGTGAACATTATAGCTGACGGGATCAGGTCCCACGGGCAGGTACGTTCGACCCGGCTACCCACAATCGTCGACCCTAAATAAAAAAGGATCAACCAGTAATAACTGGCTGACCTCATAATACGAAAGGGCAGATTTGCTCAATAAAGGATGTGGATGTACTTTAGGCCGCAACAACTTTAACCACACCTTCAACGTCTAACCATAAGAAATACATCAGATAAGGAGTGAACGTTTTGAAAAAGCTTATCTCTGCAGTTGCCGCGCTATGCCTTCTGATCTTCGCATCATCCGTTTACGCCGCCGAACCCGTGAAAATACTTATGAAAAATCAAGACGATGCCACAACGATCGCCATTTCCTCCGATGTAAGTCCCGATATGAAGAATAACCGAACTATGGTACCTCTACGTGTTATCAGTGAAAATCTGGGAGCTACGGTCAACTGGTTGGATTCGGCAGTCGTGCTCACAAAAAGCAATGTGGAGGTAATTTTACAGCTGAATAGCAATAAGGCAGTCATAAATGGTAAAACGGTGCTGTTTGATGCTAAACCCTATCTAAAGAATAATCGCACGATGGTTCCGCTTCGTTTTATTGCAGAGGCGTTCGGTTCCGATGTCAGTTATAGTAACAATGCAGTAACCGTCGAAACCAAGCCATTGATTATCGATGGTGTGACGGTGAAAGCATTGCAACAAGAATACTACCTGACTATGGGCAGCGTAGTAAATCAAATCAATGGGAATAGCTATAATGAAGTAATATATAATATTTTTGTAGAAAACAAAGGCAAGAAGGTTGAAGCACCTTCTAATTTATCCCCGAGTAGTCTCCCCAACTCTGGTGACTACTATAAAGCTGGACAATATGACTTTTTAGACCTAGAAGGGGACAGCATCAAACGTTTTGACATTTATTCTTTAGCTAGATCCCTACCAGTTGATGGGGATCCTGAAGTTTTGATTTATGAAGGGAATGAAAACCAATGGTATAGGTTTAACTACGCCGCAAGTCTAGAGATATTGCAATTAATTGATACAGCCTCAAAGAACGGGTTTCTAAAGCAGATCAGCAATACTGCTCCGTAAAGGGTACGACAGCTTAATAACCCAAGAAAACGAGGCTGCCGATGGGATTGATCAGCGGCCTTTGTTGCGCTCCCTCGGTAAAATGTAGTTTTCTCACGAATGCTCGCAGTAGTCGGTAAAGAGCGCCCCGCGGACCTCGACCGCTAGGTGGGGGCTATTTGACGCTTACCTATATGATTGAGGGCGCATTTGTGTCAAACCCTTTATTGAGGGGTCATTGGGGAGTGATTTGTGTCATTAGACAAAAATACGAGAAAGAAGCAATTGGTCGGAGTCCTTCGACACATACCGACATATGTATAAAATACGGGTTTTGTGAAAAAGATTATATACCTTGAAGCTCTCCTCAAATCTTCCTAGCCACAATGAAATATTCCTGAGAACTTTTCTTCAAGCAATCCGTTTCGATAATTGAAAAATTCCCTTTCTCAATTGTATCGACCAAATGACGATTGTTTTTTTAATAATACATATTTATTATTATGTAAACTATTAACGGCGGATTTCTCGCCGAAATCGTTGAACGAACCGGAATGGGCGCTTATTTGAACGTTACGGTCTAACGAATAAAACAGGGCCGCGACGCCGTTCGACCATTTGGGATCGATCAGTGTCGCGGCCCTGTTACGCAAAAAGCTACTCCTCGCGCCCGGCGCCTTCGTCGGCCGCCGCCTCATTCCCAGCCGCCGCGCCGGCGATTCTGAAGGCCGCCAGCTTGCGGATCCGGCGCTGGCCGACTTCGCGGACGGCGAACGTATAGCCGCCGTAATCGAACTGCGGCTTCTCCTGATTGGTCGGAATCCGCTTCAGCTGGCCGACCATGAATCCGCCGAGCGTATCGAACTCCTCTACCGGCAAGCGAATGCCAAGCACATCCTGAGCATCGTCGAGAGACATCGTGCCGCTGAACAGATAGCTGCCTTCCTCGATCTCCTCGAAATCAAGCTCGTCGTCGTCATGCTCGTCGTAAATATTGCCGACGATCTCTTCCAGCAAATCCTCCATCGTCACGATCCCGGCCGTGCCGCCGTATTCGTCGACGACAATCGCCATATGGACGCGGTTCTGCTGCAGTTCTTCGAACAGAACGTTCGTCTTCTTCGATGCCGGAATGAAGTAAGCGGTATTCACGAGCTCCAGCAAGTTCCACGGACGATCGTCTTCGTTTCGCATGTAGCGGATCAAGTCCTTGATGTGCAAAATGCCGATGACGTTGTCAATGGACTCCTCGTATACGGGATAGCGCGTATATTGCTCGTTCGCCGCCAGGTCCGCCACCGTTTGCCGGTCGGCATCGATCGGGATCGCCAGCACGTCGGTCCGATGCGTCATAATGTCGGACACGGTCATATTGTCAAAATCGAAAATATTGTTGATCATCAGCTTTTCGCTGGCCTGGATCGTCCCCCGCTCCGTTCCGGTATCCAGCATCATCCGGATTTCTTCCTCGGACACCTCTTCGTCGTTGGCATTCGGATCGATGCCGAACAAGCGGACGAGCATATTGGTCGAGGCCGTCAGCAGCTTCACGAACGGAGCCGTTATTTTCGAAAGAACGTATAGCGTATCGGCCGCAAACATGGCCATGGCTTCCGCTTTTTTCATCGCCACGCGTTTAGGCACCAGTTCCCCGAGAACGAGTTGAAAATAGGAGAGTACCAGCGTGATGACGATCAGCGAAATCGTACTCAACACGGCCGGGGAAATCGAGACGCCCAGACCGATCAAATAATCCGCCAGGTCGCCCGCGAAGCTTTCGCCCGCAAAGGCGCTGGCGAAAAATCCGGCAAGCGTGATGCCGATCTGAATCGTCGCCAGAAATCGGCTCGGCTCGCCCAGCAAACCGACGATCCGCTTCGCTTTGCGATGGCCCTGCTTGGCCATCAGCCGAATTTTATTGTCGTTAAGCGAAATCAGCGCAATCTCCGACGCGGCAAAAAACGCGTTAATCAAAATAAGAACAACGATGATCAATAATTCGAACAAAAGATGTCGCCCCCTCCGCTATAATTCAATCATTTGCTTTTTTCGTCGTCATGAAACGTTCGGACCGATAAGTTCGTGTTCCCGAAACTCATTTCCCCCATCTCCTGAACCCGGATTGATTTATTCTAAGCCAAGAAATAAACGAAAAGGCATAACCCGCCGTCCGGTTTGCGGACGCAGGTTATGCCTGTTATTTCTTGAATCTTATTCCATCGCATCAAGAAAACGCTGTTGCTTCGCTCAGACTCGCAGTTGCTACTGTCAGGGTCATCCGAATCATGCATGGCGCGCAAAAAACCTCTTTCCCAAAAATATAGAATTTATGATACTAGAAAAACCCGGCCTGTGTCAAATCGCTTTTTAACGAAATCCGTCAGACGTTTGTCTTTCTCCATTCGTCCAGCTGCCTTTGCTTTTCGGCAACGATCTTTTCGGCCCCCGCTTTTTTCAACTTGTCGAGAAATTCCGGCAGCGTCTTGTCGAGGTCGGACGTTCCCGAAGCCAGAAGATCCTGCCAAGCAAAAACAGAACCGCCAGATGGGCCGACTTTGTATGAAAAATCATACAAGTATCTTTTTGAAAGCGATAAATAATGGTTTTTTGTATGAAATATCATACAAAATTGTGTGCATGATCGCCTGAAGGGCTGACTTTGTATGATAAATCGTACAAATGCCTTCGCGGAAGGGGTAAATGGTGAATTTTTGTGTGAAATATCATACAAAAGCATTTGCGGAACCGCCTGAAGGACCGACTTTGCTCTTTGCAGGAGTGCTCGTATGTCATTGCGGTTACGGGAAGCCGCTATTGCGAGATTTCCCTCCATGAACAAATAACGGACTTTGGAGGCCGCTACTTAGCCGGTGCAAGGCCGGAAAGCCCCGCCCAACCAAAATAACGGTCAAGAAAGGCCGCTATTGCGAAAGATTACCGCAAATGCCGGCATGTCAGCAGCCTCTTTCGCTCGGCTATGGCTGTCGGGCGCCCGCCGCCGCAGGAAGCGAGAACGCGAACGTCACGCCGCCCCGCTCGTTGCGCGCCCCGTAACGGCTGCCGTGCAAATCGAGAATTTGCTTGACGATGGCCAGCCCGATCCCGGTTCCGCCGCTCTCGCGGTCCCGCGCTTTGTCGACGCGGTAAAATTGCGTCCAAATGCGGGGCAGCTCCTCCTGCGGTATGGGCTCGCCTTCGTTGTGAACCCGGAAAAACCATTCTCCGCCGGCCTGAAAAGCCGTCAGCGTTACCGCTCCGCCTTCCGGCGCGTGCCGAACGGCATTCGTCACCAGATTGGTCAGCACCTGGCCGATCCGGAACCGGTCCGCCGCCACTTCGATGCGGCCGTCCGCATCTTCCGTCAGCTCCAATCTCACCCGTACGCCATGCTCCGCCCGAGCGCTTCCGCCCGTTCCGCCGCCTCCTCGAGCAGCTCCGCGGCATCGAACGTCTCCAGCTTCAACCGGTACTGCCCGGCCTCGAGATGGGACAAGTCCAGCATATCGCCGACGATCGCGGACATGCGCCTAGTCTCCTCCAGGATGACGTCCGCATAGCGCTCCCGCTTCGCCCCGTCCCCGATATTGTCCCGCAAGCCTTCCGCATAGCCGCCGATCAGGCTGAGCGGCGTCTTGAGCTCGTGCGAAACGCCGGCGACGAAATCGCGCCGCATCCGCTCCAGCCGCTTCTCCCTCTCGATATCTTTGCGCAGCTTGGCGTTCGCCTCGTGCAGCTCCGACAGCGCCCGCTCCAGGTTATCCGCCAGAAAGTCGAACGTCCGCGCAAGCTCGCCGATTTCGTCCTTGCGGCGCCACCGGAAGCGATGCGAAAAATCGAGCGAAGCGAGCCTCCCGGCCAGCTCGTTCAAGGAGCGGAGCGGCTTCGTCAGCACGTGCGCATACAGGAACGCGAGAAGCGGAACGAGCACGATCGCCACGCCGAACGCGTACCCGGAAAAGTCGCGGATGACGCTTGCCGCCCCGATGACCGGCCGAAGCGATGATACGGCGAACAGCACGTTCACGGTCTGTCCCTCGGCCGCGACCGGGGCGACGACGATCAGCTGGTCCGCCCCGGCCCGGTTCTCCCCGATCCCCTTGGCGCGGTACACCAGCGTCTCCCCCTGCAGGACGACCTTGGCGAACGCTTGTTCATCCTGGCGCCACTCCTGCAGGCCAAGCATGAATTGGCGATCTTCCTCCCCGGGACCGTAGCCCGGAAGGGAAGGCCATATCGACACGCCCGGCTCCATCGCTTCGGCCTCCTCTTCGGCCGGTCTTCCTCGCCTAATGAGCATGCCGCCCTCTTCAAACGTCACCAGGGCGATCGTGGCATAGTAATCGTCCTCGAACTCGAAGAAATACGGGGGGAATCCCGCTCCGGACAACGCCGCGCCTTCCAACACGAACCGGTCCCGCACGACGTTCATTTGCGCCGCGATGTCCTTGATCTGGCGGCGCTCGTAGAACGAGGAAAAGCTTCCCGCAAGCACCAGCAGCAGTCCTCCAAGAATGAGCATGACGACCAGAAACGTAATGGCGAACAGCCGGAGCGCGACGGAGTGCTTCCAGTTTTTCACGACCGCATTCACGGCGTCACCTTCATCCGGTACCCATTGCCCCTCAGCGTCGCGATCCACTCCGCGCGGTCTCCCAGCTTCTGACGCAGCCGTTTCACGTGGGTGTCGACCGTCCGGATGTCGCCCTCGTAGTCGTACCCCCACACCGCGTTCAGCAGCATGTCGCGGCTGAGCACCCGGTTGCGGTTGCGGACGAAATGCAGCAGCAGGTCGAACTCTTTGGGCGAAAGCGTCAGCGGCTTGCCCTCAAGCGCCGCTTCCCTCGCGGTCACATCCAGCGTCAGTTCCCCCATATCCAGCCGTTCGCCGGCCGCGCCCCCGCCTTCCGCTTTTTTCGCGGCCTCCGCCCGCTTCAAGAGCGCCTTCACCTTCGCCGCCAGCACCTTCGGGCTGAACGGCTTCGTCATATAATCGTCGGCCCCGAGATCGTACCCGAGCAGCTTGTCGTCCTCTTCCGACTTGGCCGTCAGAAACACGATCGGCACGTCCGATTCGGCGCGAATCGCTTCGCACACGTCATACCCGTCCAGCCCGGGCATCAAAATATCCAAAATCACGAGATCGGGCGCTTCCTTCCGGAACGCCTCCAACGCCTTGTCGCCGCGGGCGCATTCGCGCCAGCCCAGGCCTTCCTCCTCCAAATAATCGGCGATCAATTCCCGAATCCGCCGTTCGTCCTCGACGATCAACACCTTCGGCTTCAAGCTCATCCTTCCCTTCCCCGAACCGTTCCGCTTTTGATGCAGCTTTATTGTAAGACGGGCCGTTCGGCTTTGTCACGCCCCGGCCTGTCACACGGCTGTCACATAGCGCGGCTATGATGATGAGCGAAATGCATCCGGGCGCCTGGAGCCGCCCGAAGGAAGGAGGAGATGAACCTGAGCCGGCTTCGCCGACATTACCGGCGGGACGCGCCGTACGTGCTGCTGTTTCTGGCTCCCGGACTGGCCGGATTTCTGCTGTTTTTCATCGTTCCGTTCGGTTCGGTCGCGTATTATTCGGCAATCGACAATCCCGCAAACGGAAATTTCGCCGGCTTCGAGAACTACCGGAGTCTATGGGCCAGCGATTCGTTTCGCAAAGCGTTCGCGAACTCCCTGGCGTTCGCCGGCGTCGGCGTCCCTTTGCTGTTCGCGGTTTCTCTCGGGCTTGCCTTGCTCCTTCAAGCGAACATGCCGCTTCGGCAGCCGCTTCGAACGGCGTTTTTGCTGCCGCTCGTCGTCCCGGTCGCCTCCGTCATTCTGGTGTGGCAAACGCTGTTTCATTGGAACGGGGCGCTGAACGGGCTGTTGGCCCATTGGGGATTCGCTCCGGTCGACTGGATGAACACGAGATGGGCGTTCGTCGTCATGCTCGCCGTATTTCTCTGGAAAAACGCCGGCTACAACCTCGTCCTGTTTCTGGCGGGACTCGCCAACATTCCGGCGGAGCAGTACGAAGCGGCTTCGATCGACGGCGCGGGCAGGCTGAGCCGCTTTCGGCATATCACCTGGCCGGGCCTTGCGCCGACCTCCTTTTTCGTCGTCGTCATGAGCATCGTCCAATCGTTCAAAGTGTTCCGCGAAACGTATTTGGTGGCCGGCGCCTATCCGCACGACAGCCTTTACACGCTGCAGCACTTTATGAACAACATGTTTCAGGCGCTGAATTATTCGAAGCTGACGGCGGCGGCCGTTTTGCTTGCGATCGTGATCGGAGCGACGATATACGCGCTGTTCCGGCTGGAGGCGCGTTCAAGGGGGATGACGGAATGATGGCAACCGCTTTGCGGCAGTCGATCATGGCGCTGAAACTGGCGTTTCTGCTCGCGATCGCGTTGGCCGTGCTGTTCCCCGTCGTGCTGACCGTCGCCAACGCCTTCATGTCCGAAGCGGAAATCGGCCGCCATTACGAGGCGCTAAGCGGCGAGGAGCAGACCGCCGCGCGCAAGTACGCCGCCATCCGCCTCGTGCCGGAGAACGCGACGCTCTCGCAATTCGGAGAGGTGCTGCTGAAGCGGCCGAAGTTTCTGCTGCATTTCTGGAATTCGGCGAAGCTCACGCTCCCGATCGTGATCGGCCAAACCGTCGTCGGCACGCTGGCGGGATTCGCGTTCGCCAAGCTCGCCTTTCCCGGCCGGGACAAGCTGTTTTTCGTTTACTTGCTCACGATGCTCATGCCGTTTCAGGTCACGCTTGTCCCGAATTACCTCGTGGCGGAAAAACTCGGCCTGCTCGGCGGCTACGGCGCGATCGTCCTGCCCGGCATCTTCGCGCCGTTCGGCGTGTTTCTCATGCGGCAGTTCATGGCCGGCGTCCCCGCCCCTTACCTCGAAGCGGCCAAAATCGACGGCGCCGGCCCCATTCGCGCGTTTGCCCGCATCGCCCTGCCGCTTGCGAAGCCCGGCATTGCCGCGCTTTTCCTGCTGTCGTTCGTGGACAACTGGAACATGGCGGAACAGCCGCTCCTGTTTTTGACGGAGCCGATTCGCCAGCCGCTGTCCGTATATTTGGCAAGTATTGCGGAGGGCGCCCGAGGCGTCGCGTTCGCCTCGTCGGTGCTGTACATGACGCCGATGGTGCTCATTTTCCTGTACGGCGAAGAGCATCTGGTGGAAGGCATTCAAATGTCGGGAATCAAGGGGTAGCCCGAAGAAAGGAGAACCGCTTGCAAACGGAACGACGCAAAAAGACGCTTCGCCTGACGATCGGCCTCTTTTTCGCGGCTTTGCTGGCGCTGACGTTTTTGTCCAACACGATTCAGGGGCTTTCGCTGCCGAAAGTGTCCGTCGAGAAGCCCGCCACGGGCGGTCTCGACCTGATCGTGACGGGAGACGGCTTTCTCGAGCCTGCGCACGTCGCGCAGCTATTCGCCTCGGGAGATTGGACGGTCGAGAACATTCGGGTCGAGAAAAACGACCGGGTCCGAAAAGGCGATCCGCTCGTCGAGTTCGACACGGCTTCGACCGAACGAACGCTCGAGGACCAGCAGACCCGCTACAAACAGAAGCAACTGCAATTGAGCAAGATGACGGACCAATTGAAAACGATGCTGCGGAGCGGCGACGAAGCCGGCGTCGAGAACCTGAAACGGGACATCGAAATCCATCGGCTCGATATGCAGGTGCTGGAGCGCGAAATCGACGACCTGAAAAAGCTGATCGACGAAGGCCGCACGCTGAAGTCCCCCGTCGACGGCATCGTGACCGAGATCAACGTTTCCGAGGGCGTCGCAGCTAACCGCGGACAGCCGGCCGTCTCCGTCGCCGACGACGTCTCCGGCTATACGTTTTCCATTACGGCCGACAGCGACGAAGCCTCCATGCTTCGCATCGGCGACAGCGTGTCCGTTCAGCTGGACGAGACGCCGCCGCGGAACGTCGACGGGATCATCTCGAACATCGAGGACGCGGCGGCCGATGCCGACGGCAACGCCAACAAGCGAATTACGTTCGGGCTCAAGGACGCCGACTTGTCGCCGGGCCTGAAAGCCGCCGTCGAGATCCGCAACCAAAGCCCGTCTTTCGGCCTGCAAATCCCGAAATCCGCGCTTCATAGCGACACCAACGGCTATTATGTCTTTACCCTGACGGAAAAAGACGGACCGCTCGGCGCCGCCCATTACGTCAGCAAAACGTATGTGACCGTCAAGGATGAAAACGGCGACACCGTCGTCGCCGACGGGCTGATGCCGGACGAGCGCTTCGTAACGGACGCAAGCGAGCCGATCAGCGACGGAGATCGCGTCAGATATTCATCCTGAACTTAAAACTTAGGATTGAAACAGGGAGGAAACGAAATGAAAAAACGGACAAAAGGCTGGCATTCGATCGGTCTTCTTCTGCTATGCGCCGCGCTCGCGGCATGCTCGGGACAGCGGCAAAACGGAAACGAATCGGGGAACGCGGGCGAAACGCCGGCCGCCCCCGGCGTCGCGCAGAAAACCTCGGACGGCAAAACGGTCGTCACGATGTCCGTCATGACGAAGGACCGATTTCTGACGCAAGCGGAGCGGCTTTTCGAAGCCGCCCACCCCGACATCGACGTTCAAATCGTCGAAACCGTGCCCGCGGATACGAGCGGCGGGGATCAAATGATCGTGAAGAAGGAATGGAAAGCGGGTTCGGAAACGAATGCGGAGGACATCGAAAAATACGCGAACAGCGTCAATACGGCGATAATGTCCGGTCAGGCGTCGGACATCATCTCGGCGGAATATCTCCCTATCGACAAGTATGCGGAAAAGGGGCTGCTCGCCGACTGGAACGAACTGGCCGAACAGGATGCAGACTTTGCGAAATCCGACTATTACGAGAACGTCTTAAGCGCCGTTACGGACGATACTGGCTGGTACGGCATCCCCACCTCTTTCGCGCTGGAAGTTATGCTCGGCGACGAGGCGTTTTTAACGCAAAACGGTCTCGATCAACAAACATGGACATGGGATCAATTCGTCGATTTATTAAACAAAACGAAAGCCGACGGGAAATACGGAATTTCCAGAATGTCGCCGGAGATGCTGCTCGCCTTCCTCGTCGAAACGACCTACGATCAATTGGTCAAGCGGGACGGAAGCTCCGCTTCCTTCGATGCAGCCGCATTCCAAGCGTACATGGAGAAGATCAAGAAGCTATACGACGACGGTCTGGCGACGGCGGACATGATGGGCGCGCAAAATACGGCCTTCTCCTCCGAAAGTCTGGATTCGCCGATGAACGCTCTGTTAGTCCCTACGATGAGCGGACAAAAAAACATGCTCCAGCCTCCCGGAACGGGCGACGGCGGAGGCATTCCGTTCAAATCGAACCAGGTGCTCGGGCTGAACGCCAAATCGAATGTCAAAAACGAGGCATGGTCCTTCGTCAAGTTCCTGCTTTCCGAAGAAATGCAGGCCGATCAGGCGATGATGAACTTTCCCGTGAACAAGGCCGCGTTGAGCGCCAAGCTGACCGAAACCAGACAGCTGCTTGAAGGAAGCGCAAGCGGGAAAGACGGCCCGAAAATCACGCTTCGCAACGAATCCGGAGAAGTCAAGCCGACGATCACCGATGAAGATATTCAAAAGGTGCTCGACTTCATTCCTTCCGTCGGCAAGTACGGCAACCGGGATCCGAAAGTGCTGGGCATGATCGCCGAAGAAACCGCCGCCTTCTTCTCCGGCAGCAAGACGGCGGAAGCGGTCTCCGGGGCGCTCGCCAACCGGATCGACACGTATTTGAACGAGTAAGCAGGCGATTGGTCGTTAACCCCATTAAATGTTGAACGCCCGGAAGCCATGGTCAGTTGGCTTTCCGGGCGTTTTTCCAAGCAAACATTTCGAGCGACTCGATTATCATGCTGCTTCGGTACTATCCCTTTTCCGCCATCAGCCGGGTCAGCATCCGGTCGAACTTGTTCGGACTCACGATTTCGTGCGTCACGAATTTCCCGTCGTAAAACAGGCCGAACGTCGTCCAAATCGTCGGCCCGTTTTGCGCTTCTTCGCGCTTCGTCATGCGATGCGCTTGAAACGGAACGTTTC
Coding sequences within it:
- a CDS encoding DDE-type integrase/transposase/recombinase, which codes for MDEQARQQEANFRYGLIASLVSRKLDPGEQMALMREIVSHEYETSSGQRRRISLRTLERYLKAYREGGWEALLPSVRADKLTTREIPEDVLAKAIALKQEQPGRSVRQIIAILELAAFVAPGTLKESTLSKQLRRRGVTRKALLNTGWSHFRRFEATHRNSMWQGDVQHTLYLPHPDKPGKKVMAYLVIFIDDYSRFVVHGQFYFEERVARLEDCLKKAILKNGVPEMIYVDNGAIYSSHHFERICGRLGAELKHTRPGRPMGRGKQEKFFRFVDQSFVPEAYDLIEQGKIQTLNDLNRFFSAWLEIAYHQKVHNSFKQRPVDRYQKDDHPIRMLPPHELIEVFLLEESRKVDKTGCISLLGTIFEVQTELAGSKIQVRFDPHDLSVIQVWKDGQRYEDAKPMKLRDPKNRPKQDEPKAVMQPPKTGLNYVELLVEEQKRQTREAQGAALSRAMKEVNRS
- a CDS encoding DUF5348 domain-containing protein, which gives rise to MNEIRFHGDTERWNVYDGEELLCSLRCGDAVMIQVGKHFLPSNLELDTDWYVKFGNSKFWLHRHAKYRVRPLF
- a CDS encoding ExeA family protein, whose translation is MIRGFFGWERVPFTREIETRHLHRSKRFEECVARMQYMVMTRSIGCVTGEIGCGKSTAVRYLKDQLDPNKYRFIYLSDANLKPRDFYRELLHHFGLPPKFLRSEAKRQFQHLVWDLYENQQKVAVIVVDEAHLLSGDMLQEIRFLTNFRMDSISPLALLLIGQPELQATLQLRIFKPITQRMNVRFHLEGLSLEECRDYISHQLEVAGSTGPVFTTEAMDAIYAHARGYAER
- a CDS encoding hemolysin family protein gives rise to the protein MFELLIIVVLILINAFFAASEIALISLNDNKIRLMAKQGHRKAKRIVGLLGEPSRFLATIQIGITLAGFFASAFAGESFAGDLADYLIGLGVSISPAVLSTISLIVITLVLSYFQLVLGELVPKRVAMKKAEAMAMFAADTLYVLSKITAPFVKLLTASTNMLVRLFGIDPNANDEEVSEEEIRMMLDTGTERGTIQASEKLMINNIFDFDNMTVSDIMTHRTDVLAIPIDADRQTVADLAANEQYTRYPVYEESIDNVIGILHIKDLIRYMRNEDDRPWNLLELVNTAYFIPASKKTNVLFEELQQNRVHMAIVVDEYGGTAGIVTMEDLLEEIVGNIYDEHDDDELDFEEIEEGSYLFSGTMSLDDAQDVLGIRLPVEEFDTLGGFMVGQLKRIPTNQEKPQFDYGGYTFAVREVGQRRIRKLAAFRIAGAAAGNEAAADEGAGREE
- a CDS encoding IS110 family transposase; this translates as MRSASYYWLILFYLGSTIVGSRVERTCPWDLIPSAIMFTPYLLLPCLRLVGTQIPYLEEHRYPYIVINPLISNRLRKTNLRKVKTDAADAYLLGELYYKEEFQNFRKRGVQLLNLRYLTRQHEALSNMCVQTKLQFQAVQDQVFPEYKGVLGAIYSKVSLQFLSQLPTSQMVLQTDVTLLKSSISSLLSSRRGRSDAWIDERAQRLLEAAKKNPFKHTMYSSHLVNLRMLITLILQYQEHLAELEQCHQPL
- a CDS encoding copper amine oxidase N-terminal domain-containing protein, which gives rise to MNVLKKLISAVAALCLLIFASSVYAAEPVKILMKNQDDATTIAISSDVSPDMKNNRTMVPLRVISENLGATVNWLDSAVVLTKSNVEVILQLNSNKAVINGKTVLFDAKPYLKNNRTMVPLRFIAEAFGSDVSYSNNAVTVETKPLIIDGVTVKALQQEYYLTMGSVVNQINGNSYNEVIYNIFVENKGKKVEAPSNLSPSSLPNSGDYYKAGQYDFLDLEGDSIKRFDIYSLARSLPVDGDPEVLIYEGNENQWYRFNYAASLEILQLIDTASKNGFLKQISNTAP